Part of the Desulfohalovibrio reitneri genome is shown below.
GGGGAAGGTGCAGTACCTGCCCGGCGCCGTGGTCCAGCAGCGGGGAGGCGAACCAGTCGTCGGTGACGCAGAGCAGCAGGTCCCGCCAGAAAGAGGCGCGGAGGCTTGAGAGTAGATGAAAGGGGTTGTCCACGCACCATGCGGCCACGGAGGTTCCGGCGCGGCGCAGCAGGTGGTGGGTCTCTCCCAGGGAGTCCAGGCCCAGGAAATTGATGCTGAAGAACAGTTCCGGGGCGCGTTCCCGGAGGAGGGCGGGCAACCTCCGGGGCAGGGCGGCCGGGTCCAGCAGGCGCACCTCGTATCCCGCCTGGGTGAAGGCATCGGCCATTTCCCGCACCAGCAGGCCGTCCTCGCGGGCGGGCATCCAGACCTCGCGTGACGTTTCCTCCGGCGGGGAGGGCAAGCTGGCCGCAGCCAGGACCGGGCTCCAGAAGGAGGGGAAAAGGCGCGGGGCCGGTGTGTAGAGCAGCCCCCGTTCTCCGGATGCCAGCTGGTCCATGGCCTCCTGCGGAGTCAGTTCCCGCCAGCCGGAGGGGATGGCCGCGCGCCACTGCTTCCCCATCTGCTGCGTGAACTGCGGGGCCTCCAGCCAGGAAACGCCGGTCTCCGGCAGCAGCTCCGCCAACAGCCCGGGTTCCGGGCCAAGCCCGAGAACCAGCATGCCGTGGCCCGTGCCCTGGGAGATGAACTGGTCCTCCCCAGCGGGCAGGCTTTTCAGCCGTCCGGTTTCGTCGAGTATTCGTGCGCGTTGGGGGCGTTTCGGCATGGGAAGGCGGCGCGGCGGGCTGTACGCTGGGGGCGGTTTGGGGTAGTCTCCGCAGGGCCATGAAGAAGTACCGCGACCATTACTTCCAGCAAGCCAAGCGGGATAATTACCCTGCCCGCTCTGTATACAAACTGCAAGAGATCAATAAACGGTTCAAGGTCTTGTCCAAGGGCATGCGCGTGTTGGACCTTGGCGCCGCGCCGGGCTCCTGGAGCCTGTACGCCGCCAAGGTGGTGGGGCCGGAGGGCAAGGTGCTGGCCGTTGACCTCACTGAAGCGGACACCGGATTTCCGGACAACACCCGCTTCATCCAGGCGGACGCCTTCGAGCCAGGTGAGGAGATGCGGGCGGCCATGGAGGAAATAGGGCCTTTCGGCGCGGTCATCAGCGACATGGCACCCAAGACCACCGGCCACAAGTTCACAGACCAGGCGCGCTCCCACAACCTTTGCGAGCAGGCGCTTGCCTTGGCCGAGGAAGTGTTGATAGGAGGCGGAAATTTCGTGGCCAAGAATTTCGAGGGCCCCGACACCAAAGGCTTCGTGGATTCCCTGCGGAGCCGTTTCAAGACGGTCAAGACCTTCAAGCCCAAGAGTTCGCGCGGCGAGAGCAAGGAAATCTTCGTCGTGGGGCTCGGGTACTCGGGCGGCAAGTAACGACCGTATTCATTTTCCAGGAAGGAGAGACGAAGAATATGGCTGGACACAGCAAATGGGCCAACATCCGCGTGCGCAAGGGCGCGCAGGACGCCAAGCGCGGCAAGATGTTCACCCGCGCGGCCAAGGAGATCATGCTGGCCGCCAGGCTGGGCGGAGGCGACCCCGATTCCAACCCCCGCCTGCGCAACGCCATCCAGTCCGCCAAGCAGGTCAACCTGCCCAAGGACCGCATCGAGACCGCCATCAAGAAGGGCACCGGCGAGTTGCAGGCCGAGTCCCTCGAGGAAATCGTCTACGAGGGCTACGGCCCCGGCGGGGCGGCCTTTCTGGCGGAGGCGGCCACGGACAACAAAAACCGCACCGTGGCCGATATCCGGCACATTTTTTCCAAGCGTGGCGGCAATCTGGGCGAATCCGGCTCGGTGGCCTGGATGTTCGACCGCTTCGGCGTGTTCACCTTCCCCAAGGAGGGGTGGGACGAGGAGGCCATGATGGAGGCCGCCCTGGAAGCCGGGGCCGAGGACGTCATCGACCAGGGCGAGTACTGGGAGGTGCGATGCCCCTTCGAGGACTTCGCCCAGGTGCAGGCCGCCTTTGACGAATCCGGGCACAACCCGGATTCCGCCAGAAGCGCCATGATCCCGCAGAACACCATAGATGTGGACGCCGAGACCGGCCGCAAGCTGATGGCCCTGGTCGAGGCCCTTGAGGAGCACGACGACGTGCAGAACGTCTGGGCCAACTTCGAACTGCCCGACGAAGTGCTGGCGGAGATGGAAGCCTCGGCATGAGCGCCGGCGGCGTGGAACTGGTGGTGCTGGGGCTGGACCCCGGCTCGCGCTTCACCGGCTGGGGTCTGGTGGCCGAGCGGTCCGGTGTCCTGTCCTTGGTTGACGCCGGAGTCCTCTCCCTGGGCTCCGGCGACGTCTGCCAGCGTTTGGGCCGCATCTACGCCGAACTGGCGGACCTCATCGCCGCCCACCGCCCAGACGAGGCCGCGGTGGAGAACGTCTTCGTCTCCAAGAACAGCCAATCCGCCATCAAGCTGGGCCAGGCGCGGGGCGCGGCGCTGGCCGCCTGCGCCGTGGCCGGAGTGGGAGTGTCCCACTACCAGCCCTCCCTGGTGAAGAAGAGCCTGGTGGGCACCGGTCGGGCGGACAAGTCCCAGGTGGCCTTCATGGTGGGCCGTCTGCTGGGGGTCAAACCCGATTGGCGCGAAGACGCTTCCGACGCCCTGGCCGTGGCTGTGTGCCATCTCAACCAGCGCCGTCTGGCCAAGATGATGGAGACGGCATGATCGCCTACCTTTCCGGGGAAGTCGCCCACCGTGGCGAACGCTCCTGCGTGCTGCTCACCCCGGGCGGTGTGGGGTACGAAGTGCACCTCGCCGGCCGCAGCCTGTCCAGCCTGCCTTCCTCGGGCGAACAGGCCGCCTTCCACACCTGGCTTGTGGTGCGCGAGGACGCCCTGGACCTGTACGGCTTCGAAAGCGCCACCGAGCGGAGTGTCTTTGGCCTGCTCATCTCCATCTCCAAGCTTGGCCCGCGCAAGGCCCAGGCGCTGCTGGACGCCTACGATCCGGCCGAGCTGCACCGCATCGCCGTGGAGGAGGATCTGACCGCCCTGACCAAGGTCTCGGGCATAGGCCGCAAGACCGGCCAGCAGATACTTCTGGAGCTGCAGTTCAAGCTCAAGGCCGAAGGGTTCGGGGCCAAGCCGAGCGCGGAGAAGCCCGAGGGCACAGTGTTCAGCGACGCCGTGTCCGGACTGGTGAACCTGGGCTACGGCGAGGACGAAGCGGCCGAGGCGGTGCGGGCCGTGCTGGCCGAGGAGGGCGACCTGGACGTGGCCGGAGCGCTGCGGGCCGCCCTCAAGGCGCTGGCCAGGGAGAAGTTTCAGTGAAGGCGGACGATTCCCTGCGGCCGGCGCGCCTGGCGGACTTCATCGGCCAGGACGACCTGCGGGCCAACCTGGAGGTCTTTCTCCACGCCGCCCGGGAGCGGAGCCGCCCCCTGGACCACACCCTGTTCTACGGCAACCCCGGTCTGGGCAAGACCACCCTGGCCCGCATCCTGGCCTCGGAACTTGGGGTGAACATAGTCTCCACCTCCGGGCCCGTTCTGGAGCGCCCGCGCGACTTGGCGGCCATCCTCTCCAATCTGGGCCGCCACGACATCCTTTTCGTGGACGAGGTCCACCGCATGCCCGTGGCCGTGGAGGAGGTTCTCTATCCGGCCCTGGAGGATTTCACCATCGACATCATCGTGGGCGAGGGACCCGGGGCGCGCTCGGTTCGCATCGGCATCGAACCCTTCACCCTGGTGGGGGCCACCACCCGCATCGGCTTGCTGTCCTCCCCCCTGCGCGACCGGTTCGGGGTCATCCAGCGGCTGGAGTTCTACCAGCCCGATGAC
Proteins encoded:
- a CDS encoding glycosyltransferase family protein, whose product is MPKRPQRARILDETGRLKSLPAGEDQFISQGTGHGMLVLGLGPEPGLLAELLPETGVSWLEAPQFTQQMGKQWRAAIPSGWRELTPQEAMDQLASGERGLLYTPAPRLFPSFWSPVLAAASLPSPPEETSREVWMPAREDGLLVREMADAFTQAGYEVRLLDPAALPRRLPALLRERAPELFFSINFLGLDSLGETHHLLRRAGTSVAAWCVDNPFHLLSSLRASFWRDLLLCVTDDWFASPLLDHGAGQVLHLPLAAWPNMFENLDSAPNQGVDGRLAFVGRSSFPDKKGFFAGVRLPLDDWTAAQEKIARGNRPDFGWWAEKLNTGQLWPGRQARNPGYGAEESGRAWRAACLRAAAGETPLTVFGDTGWRDVLPEDTDFRGPVDYYGPLAAIYAQAQAVLGCTSPLLPSGLTQRHFDVWAAGGLLLSDATPGLSLFPDELTREISFAHPGRIGGMFQRFEHRPVERADLIRAWRELILAEHTYAHRAATVLDCLGG
- a CDS encoding RlmE family RNA methyltransferase, with product MKKYRDHYFQQAKRDNYPARSVYKLQEINKRFKVLSKGMRVLDLGAAPGSWSLYAAKVVGPEGKVLAVDLTEADTGFPDNTRFIQADAFEPGEEMRAAMEEIGPFGAVISDMAPKTTGHKFTDQARSHNLCEQALALAEEVLIGGGNFVAKNFEGPDTKGFVDSLRSRFKTVKTFKPKSSRGESKEIFVVGLGYSGGK
- a CDS encoding YebC/PmpR family DNA-binding transcriptional regulator — its product is MAGHSKWANIRVRKGAQDAKRGKMFTRAAKEIMLAARLGGGDPDSNPRLRNAIQSAKQVNLPKDRIETAIKKGTGELQAESLEEIVYEGYGPGGAAFLAEAATDNKNRTVADIRHIFSKRGGNLGESGSVAWMFDRFGVFTFPKEGWDEEAMMEAALEAGAEDVIDQGEYWEVRCPFEDFAQVQAAFDESGHNPDSARSAMIPQNTIDVDAETGRKLMALVEALEEHDDVQNVWANFELPDEVLAEMEASA
- the ruvC gene encoding crossover junction endodeoxyribonuclease RuvC, giving the protein MSAGGVELVVLGLDPGSRFTGWGLVAERSGVLSLVDAGVLSLGSGDVCQRLGRIYAELADLIAAHRPDEAAVENVFVSKNSQSAIKLGQARGAALAACAVAGVGVSHYQPSLVKKSLVGTGRADKSQVAFMVGRLLGVKPDWREDASDALAVAVCHLNQRRLAKMMETA
- the ruvA gene encoding Holliday junction branch migration protein RuvA, whose protein sequence is MIAYLSGEVAHRGERSCVLLTPGGVGYEVHLAGRSLSSLPSSGEQAAFHTWLVVREDALDLYGFESATERSVFGLLISISKLGPRKAQALLDAYDPAELHRIAVEEDLTALTKVSGIGRKTGQQILLELQFKLKAEGFGAKPSAEKPEGTVFSDAVSGLVNLGYGEDEAAEAVRAVLAEEGDLDVAGALRAALKALAREKFQ
- the ruvB gene encoding Holliday junction branch migration DNA helicase RuvB, with the translated sequence MKADDSLRPARLADFIGQDDLRANLEVFLHAARERSRPLDHTLFYGNPGLGKTTLARILASELGVNIVSTSGPVLERPRDLAAILSNLGRHDILFVDEVHRMPVAVEEVLYPALEDFTIDIIVGEGPGARSVRIGIEPFTLVGATTRIGLLSSPLRDRFGVIQRLEFYQPDDLARVVERTASIIGLEVTREAALAIGARARGTPRIANRLLRRVRDFAHVDGRESVDADSASAALDRLDVDPLGLDQMDRAILKMLIEQFQGGPVGIKTLAVGLSEEVRTLEEIYEPFLIQSGFIKRTPRGRVATAKAYQHMNMI